The Geothermobacter ehrlichii genome includes the window CACCTCGCCCGGATCGAAGACGCGAAAGGTGAGGTTGCCCCCCCGCGGCATCGCCTGAATGCCGTTCATGGCGAGATTGACCAGCACCTGCTGCAGCTGTCCGGCGTCGGCACTGACCCTGGGGGTGGGATGGTCGCAGCTCTGGTACAGCGTGATCCCCTGTTTTTCGGCCGTCGGACGCAACAGTTCGCAGACCGCGGCCGCCAGGTTGTCGAGGTTGAGGGGGGTTTTTTTCGGAGGGTTGCGGCGGGCGAAGTTGAGCAGCTGACGCATGATGGCCGTCATCCGTTCGGCCTGTTCGCCGATGATGACGGCGCTGCGGCGGACTTCTTCGTTGTCGGCCATGGCGGCCAGCATCTTGGCCCGTCCGGCGATGACGTTCAGCGGCGTTCCCAGTTCGTGGGCCATGCCGGCCGAAAGCCTGCCCAGGGTCGCCAGGCGTTCGGTGTGGCGCAGCTTTTCCAGGGCCTCGAGCCGCAGCTGTTCGGCATTGCGGGCCGAGGCGAGCTGGTCGCGCATGCGATCGAGGGCCAGGGCCAGTTCCCCGAATTCATCTTGCCCGAATCCCTTCAAGGGAGAGGAAAAGTCACCCGAGGCGATGCGGTCGGCTTCGGCTGCCAGCCGCTTGACCGGCCGGTCGACCCAGATGCTGCCGATGACGGTGATCAGCAGCAGGCTGCAGGCGATGCCTGCCGACAACATGAAGGCCGAGCGTCGCATGCTTTCGCTGACGTAGCCGCGCATCTCCTCCAGGGATTCGCTGACCTCGATGGCTCCCATGCGTCCTTCCGGAGTCGCCAGGGGGATGTAGGTGAAAAGATAGTCTTCCCCCGCGTGGGTTTCGGCGAGAATGGTCACCGGCTCGCCCACCTTGGCATCCGCCAGCTTTTCATCGTCTATGGGGGCGTTGCGCTCGTCGACGCCTGGACCGAGCCAGACCCAGCGGACCAGCAGGTTGCGGCCGAGATTGCTGGCACGGCGCAGAAACTGCAAGGCGGCTTCGGTTCCCTGGCGCTCCATGATTTCGTCGACCATTTTGGCCAGGGTGCGGGCGACCAGGCGGGCTTCCCGGCTGAGGCTGGCCTTGATCTGTACCCTTTCGCGCTGGACCGACTGCCAACTGTGAATAGAGAAGAAGATGGCCAGGGTCAGAACCAGGGCGAAGGCGATTTTGATGGTCAGGCGCATGGTCGGGCTCCGGTCCGGGGTTTTCCCGGCTGCTGGGCATTATGCGTTTTGCGTCTCGCTTTGTCCAGCCGCAGGGATGGTCGGAACGATCAGGGCCGGCGCCCGACTCGGCTCTCAGGTGGGCAGATAGCGGGTGATTCCTTCGAAAAAGGGTGTCGGTTCGATGCCGAAGGTCGTGGCCCACTCGCTGGGGTCGCACTCGTTCCCCTCAAGGAGCATGGTCAGCTGGCTGCTGGTGATGGGAAACTGGGGGAGCGATTCGAGCAGGGCGACGACCGGCTTCATGAAGAAGACCGGGTGGTGGAGCTTGCCGACCCTGTTTTTGCCCAGGGCCCGGCCGACCAGATCGAGAATCTCGTTGTAGGTAAAGCTCTCCGGTCCGCCACAGTGGTAGATCTGGCCGATGCTCTCTTTTTTTTCCAGGGCGCTCACAAAGCCTTTGGCGACGTCCTCGACAGCGACCGGGGTCATGCGGTAGCGGCCGTCGCCGATGACCGGCATCACCGGGTACCTGCGGATCATCGCGGCCAGCATGTTGACGAACTGGTCCCTGGCACCGAAGATCAGCGACGGGCGGAAGATGGTCCAGTCGAGGATAGAGTTTCGCACCGTCTCCTCACCCTGCCACTTGGTGCGGTGATACGGGGCAACGGCGTCCGCCCGGGTGCCGTTGGCACTCATCTGCAGGTAGCGCTTCACCTCCTGTGCCTCGGCTGCTTTGACTATGTTGCGGGTGGCTTCAAAATGGAGCCTTTTGAAGGTGATCCCTTTGGC containing:
- a CDS encoding complex I NDUFA9 subunit family protein gives rise to the protein MKVFVTGGTGFVGNEIIRQLIDAGHEVTALVRPGSEKKLAVRDGVTFHRGDATLPESLEGALSGCDAVIHLVGIIREFPAKGITFKRLHFEATRNIVKAAEAQEVKRYLQMSANGTRADAVAPYHRTKWQGEETVRNSILDWTIFRPSLIFGARDQFVNMLAAMIRRYPVMPVIGDGRYRMTPVAVEDVAKGFVSALEKKESIGQIYHCGGPESFTYNEILDLVGRALGKNRVGKLHHPVFFMKPVVALLESLPQFPITSSQLTMLLEGNECDPSEWATTFGIEPTPFFEGITRYLPT
- a CDS encoding sensor histidine kinase translates to MRLTIKIAFALVLTLAIFFSIHSWQSVQRERVQIKASLSREARLVARTLAKMVDEIMERQGTEAALQFLRRASNLGRNLLVRWVWLGPGVDERNAPIDDEKLADAKVGEPVTILAETHAGEDYLFTYIPLATPEGRMGAIEVSESLEEMRGYVSESMRRSAFMLSAGIACSLLLITVIGSIWVDRPVKRLAAEADRIASGDFSSPLKGFGQDEFGELALALDRMRDQLASARNAEQLRLEALEKLRHTERLATLGRLSAGMAHELGTPLNVIAGRAKMLAAMADNEEVRRSAVIIGEQAERMTAIMRQLLNFARRNPPKKTPLNLDNLAAAVCELLRPTAEKQGITLYQSCDHPTPRVSADAGQLQQVLVNLAMNGIQAMPRGGNLTFRVFDPGEVNPPEEVAPAAGWVALSICDTGTGIEPDHLDHIFDPFFSTKDVGEGTGLGLSIAWGIARDHGGWIGVESTPGEGSCFTLYLPADQQHEKEMTA